A section of the Saccharopolyspora gregorii genome encodes:
- a CDS encoding DUF2243 domain-containing protein: MGIDAAAGSGPAPLRAPGIVLGIGLGGFVDGILLHQLLRWHHMLSSTDDDAIGIRYYDPATTSGLEMNTVWDGVFHTVCWLAVLVGLALLHSRVTRRRRRVWGSRVLWGWVLVGWGVFNLVEGVLDHHLLGIHHVRDGPHRLWWDLGFLALGALLVVAGYLLQRGGRAVDLGGGGSR, encoded by the coding sequence ATGGGGATCGACGCCGCGGCGGGGAGCGGGCCCGCCCCGCTCCGGGCACCGGGGATCGTGCTCGGGATCGGCCTCGGCGGGTTCGTCGACGGCATCCTGCTGCACCAGCTGCTGCGGTGGCACCACATGCTGAGCAGCACGGACGACGACGCCATCGGAATCCGGTACTACGACCCGGCCACCACCTCCGGGCTGGAGATGAACACGGTGTGGGACGGGGTGTTCCACACCGTCTGCTGGCTCGCCGTGCTCGTCGGGCTGGCGCTGCTGCACTCGCGGGTCACCCGCCGGCGGCGACGGGTGTGGGGGTCGCGGGTGCTGTGGGGGTGGGTCCTGGTCGGCTGGGGCGTGTTCAACCTGGTCGAGGGCGTGCTCGACCACCACCTGCTGGGCATCCACCACGTGCGCGACGGGCCGCACCGGCTGTGGTGGGACCTGGGCTTCCTCGCGCTGGGGGCGTTGCTGGTGGTGGCGGGGTACCTGCTGCAACGCGGCGGACGGGCGGTCGACCTCGGCGGAGGTGGTTCCCGATGA
- a CDS encoding DUF3140 domain-containing protein, with the protein MTDTDRQLIDEFEELVNMTPAELERWLATDESKSAGQSGDGGETKGHASGRRIVSLLREKRAELTGDDLAHMREVRGYVKRHLAQRPSGDPTRTTWRYSLMNWGHDPLK; encoded by the coding sequence ATGACCGACACCGACCGGCAGCTGATCGACGAGTTCGAGGAGCTCGTCAACATGACCCCCGCGGAGCTGGAGCGGTGGCTGGCCACCGACGAGTCGAAGAGCGCCGGGCAGTCCGGTGACGGGGGCGAGACCAAGGGCCACGCGTCCGGGCGGCGCATCGTGTCGCTGCTGCGCGAGAAGCGCGCCGAGCTCACCGGCGACGACCTCGCGCACATGCGCGAGGTCCGCGGCTACGTCAAGCGGCACCTCGCCCAGCGGCCGTCCGGCGACCCGACCCGCACGACCTGGCGCTACTCGCTCATGAACTGGGGCCACGACCCGCTCAAGTGA